Within Antennarius striatus isolate MH-2024 chromosome 22, ASM4005453v1, whole genome shotgun sequence, the genomic segment cgaaacttagtgagcttctccCTGAGGTATTggctccttttactgtagcaacaggatcagtCGAAAACTACACTAGTGACCTAAACTCAGCTCtctctagtctgttggactcagttgcacctctaaaaacttaAACTAGAGGGgcgcgcaggtctacaccatggtttaatgaGAAGACGTGCACTCTCAGACAAGCCTGTAGGAATTTAGAGCACAGGTGGCGTgaatcaaaatataaattaagcTATATCTCTTGGTATGAGTGTGTCTTAAAGTACAAGCGTGCTCTGTCGACCGCTAACGCTGTCTGTTTCTCCAGACtaataagcaaaaataaacacaatcctcgatttctgtttaacacCGTAGCCAAATTAACCCAGAAACAGCAAATGGCAAGTAGCTTGTTATTTGCAGCtcatgatttccaagatttcttctgctgtaaaattgatcacattagAAGCTgaaaattacttcttcagcttcacccgGATCAAAGTTTAacgtggttccttctctgggtgttaaaacccaaatagtttctttaacacactttgagaccgTCTCTCTTGAAGGATTATCAAAGTTGGTCTCAAActctaaacctactacatgcctcttagaccctttCCCAGCTAAActtgttaaagaattatggccattgctgggccctactatgttaaatgtagttaatctttctcttgcaactggtgttgttcccattagctttaaggcggccgtagttaaacctctgcttaaaaagctacatcttgaccaagagtctttaaataattatagaccagtttctaacctacCATTCTTATCTGaagtactagaaagggtagtatctcaacagctcttagattaatTATCATTTAGCGGCCTTTTCGAACCGTTCCAATCCACTTTTCAGGCCAGCCATTCCCCTGAAACAGCACTAACTAAATCTGTAAATGATCTCTAATTAAATATGGACTCTGatgccacttctgttctcctacttttggatcttagtgcagcgtttgacactATAggtcactgtatactccttgaccgactggagaggcagtttggtgtctgtgagttagctttTGCATGgttaaaatggttaaaataatatctatctgataggacacaatgtgtctcctacaataataaaacttccgccttctccgacgtcaaatatggcatacctcaggggtctgtacttggtcctTTGTTATtttccctgtatgttgcacctcttggtcaaattatacgcagttTTGGAATAAGTTTTCATTGTTATATTGATGgcacacaactttacatgcccataaaagcagatgattgatatgcattaattaaactagaggcctgtctttctgccgtaaatggatgtccagtaatttcttgctcctaaacccagacaaaagagatgttaatcattggccctgcccaacatagaaaccaattggaacaactaacaatatctgtagataactgtttaataacccaaagttcaacagtcaagaatcttgGAATAATGTCAGattcaactctctcctttgaccagcatattaaagaggtgacaaagatcgccttctttcatctacgtaatatctccaaaattaggtcctctctatcTATGGGTGATGCAGAGATTCTGATTCATGcgtttgtgtcctctagacttgactattgcaatgttctgttatcggggttgcctcggtctggtactaggggccttcagatggttcagaatacagcagcaagaatattaactaaaactaggaaatttgatcATATCACCCCAGaattagctgcattacattggttcccgattcatgttagatccgactttaactcattgactgccagacactttcagcgcggacagctccccagtgccagagattttgagcattttcactgaattttgaaggcccaccaaatattcattttttaggctacataaacattccacatatcacccgaaactttagactgtcttctttcatcagaaaaaaaatttttgtttctagcatctatgtgtgtttagttattgcccgtagaacacagggtggtttcagcaaaaacagctgattttgaccagaaaacggagataatgacgttttacggcagagaagcaaattcaagcaaaactccaacgtcaaacttctgaaaatacttttacttattgaaacaatgcaaacaacattataaaaaacatttttgatgaacaaatgattttataacaattttgaaaattagacaaaacataacaaagtacattcatCTCACTGtcaactgtcagaaccatttacaggtgagtgtgtgtgggtgtaatcaATTATATTTCTTTTGAGTGTGATAAAcagtgaagcattctcctgcatgcaggggaatacgacatgccttgcaccacatcctggtctcactcctcccaccccttctagcacacacccgacatttccttgagggatgtgctttctttgtggtggccctcaaacgttccagcttgtgcctggacatcaggccatcgagtctgccttctgggtctctgtttctgactgacctggtttgcagcacgtcttcgacctccatctcctcgccttcctcatgtgacacgtaccccttttcagtccaggacctGGCAATatccttcatgaaatcaaggtgcgatttcttgatccctgggttcctggacctgaacaacacataggcattgtacacacaaatctggaacaaataggcgaaaaacttttttgtccagttttgagttttcctgatgaaggggtagtacgcaatgttctggtctagtttgtccaccccattcatgcaggaattgtactgaaccacacactccggtttgagctgtgccactttttcccgctgacccttctgccacacctccaccctctgcatcctgtcgttgtggcaggttgttatcatcctcaccaggcgcttgtcctgccaggccaagaccagtacccggccgttgtgtcgcaccaccttcccctcctcacccaagtctgtctttgacggctccctgatgatctgtggttcgccacggtttttcctgagggttccacaaacattggtcttttttttacacaactgctcacacagttttacagaattataaaaattgtccatgaatattgtgtacccctgctcggtcaggcggtcaaggagggagaacacaatgtctgggagtgtgctcggctggccaacataaggcaacatattgtaacaatagccagtccgcgagtcacacaaaatataagatttgatgccatatttgactggcttctgagggttgtaaaccctgaagttcaggcgtccacgccactgcaacatcccctcatcaatgcaaatgttttcatggggctgatacagctctttgaatttggaaataattgaatcaaggacaggacgcactttataaagtctatctccagcatcctgtgaggcattgtcattgaagtggagaaacttcccaattagctggaacctgttgcgtggcatggtgttgttgaagtatggaatggcttccattggatcctcactccagtacatgctgacgctgggcttctttatgtagccggtgaggaacGTAAGACCCAAGTActttttgagctctggaacgttcaccggtttccacaccctctctctggagtgtggcagagcttcaggatgtgcctgtataaactgccgtgcatacaggttggtctgagacacaatgtgacccagcagctcgtcagtcagaaacagctgcatga encodes:
- the LOC137589043 gene encoding piggyBac transposable element-derived protein 4-like → MAKRKAKACGGGRFKQLTLAQSLSGSVAAVEMSDSGKDRGAGDAPKEVEDRIGGEESVAGCSGAPPQFGGVPRGSAAAESSPLRLSGDRSDSEPDPDSSSDWIPSESSRESSPDLGEPTEDLRSKVPNTSRGRAPARGRGARRRQSLEVDAGVWGHDGWKPTKFPFVATPGPQNAAADLDSDQPVDFMQLFLTDELLGHIVSQTNLYARQFIQAHPEALPHSRERVWKPVNVPELKKYLGLTFLTGYIKKPSVSMYWSEDPMEAIPYFNNTMPRNRFQLIGKFLHFNDNASQDAGDRLYKVRPVLDSIISKFKELYQPHENICIDEGMLQWRGRLNFRVYNPQKPVKYGIKSYILCDSRTGYCYNMLPYVGQPSTLPDIVFSLLDRLTEQGYTIFMDNFYNSVKLCEQLCKKKTNVCGTLRKNRGEPQIIREPSKTDLGEEGKVVRHNGRVLVLAWQDKRLVRMITTCHNDRMQRVEVWQKGQREKVAQLKPECVVQYNSCMNGVDKLDQNIAYYPFIRKTQNWTKKFFAYLFQICVYNAYVLFRSRNPGIKKSHLDFMKDIARSWTEKGYVSHEEGEEMEVEDVLQTRSVRNRDPEGRLDGLMSRHKLERLRATTKKAHPSRKCRVCARRGGRSETRMWCKACRIPLHAGECFTVYHTQKKYN